In Oscillatoria acuminata PCC 6304, a single window of DNA contains:
- a CDS encoding flavodoxin family protein: MNSGKKVIGIVGSYRKGGTIDTVVSEVLAEAETQGAEISKIYLQDRQIEFCTNCRVCLQEPGPERGDCVLKDEMDGILQEIEAADSLVIGAPVNFGNINALTQRFLERCVCYGYWPWNTPSPQMRKSEASKKAVLISATAMPGFIARWVSGAIKSLKSLAKMLGAKPIGVIFVGQVTSKKWQLSDKIKRQARDLGQKLVV, encoded by the coding sequence ATGAATAGCGGTAAGAAAGTTATCGGAATTGTGGGCAGTTATCGCAAGGGCGGGACGATTGATACGGTGGTGAGTGAGGTACTCGCAGAAGCGGAGACTCAGGGTGCAGAAATTTCCAAGATTTATTTGCAGGACCGCCAGATTGAGTTTTGTACGAATTGTCGGGTTTGCTTACAGGAACCGGGACCGGAACGGGGCGACTGCGTGCTGAAGGATGAGATGGATGGGATTTTGCAAGAAATTGAGGCAGCGGATTCTTTGGTCATTGGTGCGCCGGTTAATTTTGGGAATATTAATGCACTGACTCAACGGTTTTTAGAACGGTGTGTTTGTTATGGATATTGGCCCTGGAATACGCCCTCGCCACAAATGAGAAAGTCAGAAGCGAGTAAGAAAGCAGTGCTGATTTCGGCGACGGCGATGCCTGGGTTTATTGCGCGTTGGGTTTCCGGTGCAATTAAAAGTTTGAAGTCTTTAGCAAAAATGTTGGGGGCCAAACCCATTGGGGTTATTTTTGTGGGCCAAGTTACTTCAAAAAAATGGCAGTTGTCGGATAAAATTAAACGGCAGGCGCGGGATTTAGGTCAGAAGTTGGTTGTTTAA